Part of the Aquabacterium sp. NJ1 genome, ATCGCCACCTGCAGGAACTGCTGGAGGCCGATCGATTCAAGGATTATGGGCCGAACGGTCTGCAAGTTGAGGGCAAGCCCGTCATTCACAAGCTGGTGACCGGGGTGACGGCCAGCCTGGCCCTGATCGACGCGGCCATTGCCGCCAAAGCAGACGCCATCCTGGTGCACCACGGCCTGTTCTGGCGTGGGCAGGATGGCCGGCTCACCGGCTGGATGAAGCAGCGCGTGGCCCGACTGATCCAGCATGACATCAACCTGTTTGCCTACCACCTGCCGCTGGACGCCCACACCTCCCTGGGCAACAACGCCCAATGGGGGCAAAGACTGGGCCTGGTGGCAGACGGCCGCTTTGGTGATCAGGATCTGGGCTTCCTGGGCCCGGTGCCCGACGAGCTGGATCTGGCCGGCATGGTTGAGCGCGTGACCCAGGTATTGGGACGCGCGCCCGTGATGGTGCCGGGTGACGGTCGCGCCTTGAAGCGGGCAGCCTGGTGCAGCGGTGGCGCGCA contains:
- a CDS encoding Nif3-like dinuclear metal center hexameric protein, producing MIDREALHRHLQELLEADRFKDYGPNGLQVEGKPVIHKLVTGVTASLALIDAAIAAKADAILVHHGLFWRGQDGRLTGWMKQRVARLIQHDINLFAYHLPLDAHTSLGNNAQWGQRLGLVADGRFGDQDLGFLGPVPDELDLAGMVERVTQVLGRAPVMVPGDGRALKRAAWCSGGAQGYFEGAIAAGADVFLTGEISEPQAHYARETGVAFLACGHHASERYGVQAIGQHLVSRLGLQHEFLDIDNPA